The Methanosarcinales archaeon genome includes a region encoding these proteins:
- a CDS encoding AIPR family protein, with the protein LCDEMQIPSNQQAGQYIVPVVNPVIVNGLRTTKVIHDIYEKDKTKLEDIYITVRLYETKNQGLVNKITEATNTQTSINFRDKISNKDFQKYVKLLFENKGIAYISKRGEIFTNQLSKEMHESITSEKAIKFWYATYYEKPEIAKNSVSKVLEEVFDATNQENPLVNLFDGNKNSPVYLQIYNSYLIMKLVVEKKKSRTDADDLLEHSDELLSYGIYKYLMTKQLDFSQANIENGYESTVTIVRNNVSAEKDRRDQKGETYSHSSYFKSAQCRIDYNTATNISETYDLIDKLLIKTD; encoded by the coding sequence TCCTGTGCGATGAAATGCAAATACCTTCAAATCAACAAGCAGGTCAATATATCGTCCCGGTCGTAAATCCGGTTATAGTCAACGGTTTACGAACGACAAAAGTAATACATGACATCTATGAGAAAGATAAAACAAAATTGGAAGATATTTACATTACGGTCCGCCTGTACGAAACAAAAAATCAAGGTCTCGTAAATAAAATCACTGAAGCTACAAATACCCAGACCTCAATCAATTTCAGGGACAAGATCAGCAACAAAGACTTCCAGAAATATGTGAAATTACTCTTTGAAAACAAAGGTATTGCATATATTTCAAAAAGAGGAGAGATATTCACCAACCAGTTGAGTAAAGAAATGCATGAATCAATAACCAGTGAAAAAGCAATTAAATTCTGGTATGCAACATATTATGAAAAACCCGAAATTGCTAAGAATTCCGTATCAAAGGTGTTAGAAGAAGTATTCGATGCTACGAACCAGGAAAATCCTCTGGTAAATCTTTTTGATGGTAATAAAAATTCACCTGTTTATTTGCAAATTTACAACAGCTACCTGATCATGAAACTGGTTGTTGAAAAGAAAAAGAGCCGGACAGATGCTGATGATCTCCTTGAGCACAGCGATGAGCTTCTAAGCTATGGGATCTACAAATACCTGATGACAAAACAATTGGATTTTTCGCAAGCAAACATCGAAAATGGTTATGAGTCTACTGTTACTATTGTCAGGAATAATGTCTCGGCTGAAAAGGATCGAAGAGATCAAAAAGGGGAAACATACTCTCATAGCAGTTACTTCAAGAGTGCACAATGCCGAATAGATTACAATACAGCTACAAATATCTCTGAAACATATGATCTTATTGATAAATTACTCATCAAAACAGACTG